In one window of Nocardia brasiliensis DNA:
- a CDS encoding MFS transporter — protein MTIAIFSFVTTEILPVGLLTAIGADFTVSDGNAGLMMAAPGLVAAVAAPVVTTATARIDRRIILCLCMFLLVAANVLMVAAPAYPLVLVSRVLVGITIGGFWSIAAGLAARLVPAAAAARANAVIFAAVPLGSVLGVPAGTLLGEIAGWRATFATLGVLTAVVLGMLVAFVPPLPAHRATDTAVLGTLLRGTTLRFALLTTVLVVFAHFGTYTYVTPFLEQVTRLDPGPITLVLLSYGTAGILGNFLGGAAIVRYPHATFAGAAAVIALATLLLPILGHTLPGALGLLVVWGIGYGAAPVSAQTWFAEAAPAAPEAAAVLFTAAFQASFALGALTGGAVVDRSSPGTVLLLGGLIAAFVLAPVTAHARRRAGVAPAPLPRG, from the coding sequence GTGACGATCGCCATCTTCTCGTTCGTCACCACCGAGATCCTGCCGGTCGGCCTGCTCACCGCGATCGGCGCCGACTTCACCGTCTCCGACGGCAACGCCGGGCTGATGATGGCCGCGCCGGGGCTGGTCGCCGCCGTCGCCGCACCGGTAGTGACCACCGCGACCGCCCGCATCGATCGACGAATCATATTGTGCCTCTGCATGTTTCTGCTCGTCGCGGCGAACGTGTTGATGGTCGCGGCACCCGCCTACCCACTGGTACTGGTGTCCAGGGTGCTCGTCGGCATCACCATCGGCGGCTTCTGGTCCATTGCGGCCGGGCTGGCCGCGCGCCTGGTGCCCGCCGCCGCGGCGGCGCGGGCCAACGCGGTCATCTTCGCCGCGGTGCCGCTCGGCTCGGTGCTCGGCGTGCCCGCGGGCACGCTGCTCGGCGAGATCGCGGGCTGGCGTGCCACTTTCGCGACGCTCGGCGTGCTCACCGCCGTGGTGCTCGGCATGCTGGTCGCGTTCGTGCCGCCGCTGCCCGCCCACCGGGCCACCGACACCGCCGTGCTCGGCACCCTGCTGCGCGGCACCACCCTCCGATTCGCGCTGCTGACAACGGTTCTCGTCGTCTTCGCGCACTTCGGCACCTACACCTATGTGACGCCGTTCCTCGAACAGGTGACTCGGCTCGATCCCGGCCCGATCACCCTCGTCCTGCTGAGTTACGGCACCGCGGGCATTCTCGGCAACTTCCTCGGCGGCGCCGCGATCGTCCGGTATCCGCACGCCACATTCGCGGGCGCGGCGGCGGTCATCGCGCTCGCCACCCTGCTGCTGCCGATACTCGGCCATACGCTGCCGGGCGCGCTGGGGCTGCTCGTGGTCTGGGGCATCGGCTACGGCGCTGCGCCCGTGTCCGCGCAGACCTGGTTCGCCGAGGCCGCGCCCGCGGCACCGGAAGCCGCCGCGGTGCTGTTCACCGCGGCGTTCCAGGCGAGCTTCGCCCTCGGCGCCCTGACCGGCGGCGCCGTGGTCGACCGGAGCTCGCCCGGCACCGTCTTGCTGCTCGGCGGGTTGATCGCGGCCTTCGTGCTCGCCCCAGTGACCGCGCACGCCCGCCGCCGCGCCGGGGTGGCCCCGGCGCCTTTACCTCGCGGGTAA
- a CDS encoding PaaI family thioesterase, producing MSDEVGTALFHKTMPFTERLGIEVLEHGPALVRSRIAWDESLCTLGGVVHGGVLMSLADATGAVCAYLNLPEGKQGTTTVESKTNFVRAVRSGYATATATPLHVGRSFIVVETEIRDDAGKLAAKVTQTQAVL from the coding sequence ATGAGTGACGAGGTGGGTACCGCGCTGTTCCATAAGACCATGCCGTTCACCGAGCGGCTCGGCATCGAGGTGCTCGAGCACGGCCCCGCCCTGGTGCGCAGCCGCATCGCCTGGGACGAATCCCTGTGTACCCTGGGCGGTGTCGTGCACGGCGGGGTGCTGATGTCACTGGCCGACGCGACCGGCGCCGTCTGCGCCTACCTCAATCTTCCGGAGGGCAAGCAGGGCACGACCACGGTCGAATCGAAGACCAATTTCGTGCGCGCCGTGCGTTCCGGTTACGCCACCGCCACGGCGACACCACTGCACGTCGGTCGCTCGTTCATCGTCGTCGAGACCGAAATCCGGGACGACGCCGGGAAACTCGCGGCCAAGGTGACCCAAACCCAAGCGGTGCTGTAA
- a CDS encoding DoxX family protein, which translates to MAPLIVLVVVTAVARLIGLLAGPQWLDSWPHATALGLAAMFLLTASAHFLSPRREALIAMVPPRLPGAPALVTLTGVLEVLGAVGLLIPATAALAAAALIAMMVLMFPANIRAAKAGNGIKTMPLPLRAVVQVIFIGALSAVLFG; encoded by the coding sequence ATGGCACCGCTGATCGTTCTCGTCGTCGTCACCGCGGTGGCTCGGCTCATCGGCCTGCTGGCCGGGCCGCAGTGGCTGGACTCGTGGCCGCATGCCACCGCGCTCGGCCTTGCGGCGATGTTCCTGCTCACCGCGAGCGCGCACTTTCTGTCCCCGCGCCGCGAGGCCCTGATCGCCATGGTGCCGCCGCGGCTGCCCGGTGCGCCCGCCCTGGTCACCCTGACCGGCGTGCTGGAGGTGCTCGGCGCCGTCGGACTGCTCATCCCGGCGACCGCTGCTCTGGCCGCTGCGGCGCTGATCGCGATGATGGTTCTGATGTTCCCGGCCAACATCCGGGCGGCGAAGGCGGGCAACGGAATCAAGACCATGCCGCTGCCGCTGCGCGCGGTGGTTCAGGTGATCTTCATCGGCGCGTTGAGCGCGGTGCTCTTCGGCTGA
- a CDS encoding TetR/AcrR family transcriptional regulator, producing MAKTGYHHGDLRATILTAAAAQIASDGVDAVSLRALARRAGVSHAAPAHHFGDRAGVLTALAVEGFELLATALEAAGPDFREVAVAYIRFAREHPGHFDVMFRHTLLRGDDPRLDEARLRAAAALRAGGVSIHPGNVDQQQATQLAAWSLVHGFASLWREGALDNSSLAAGADPETLARRMLATVRFD from the coding sequence ATGGCGAAAACCGGCTACCACCACGGCGATCTGCGGGCCACCATCCTGACCGCGGCCGCCGCACAGATCGCGAGCGACGGCGTCGACGCGGTATCGCTGCGCGCACTGGCCCGCCGGGCCGGGGTCTCGCACGCCGCGCCCGCGCATCACTTCGGTGACCGCGCGGGGGTGCTGACCGCGCTGGCCGTCGAGGGCTTCGAATTGCTCGCCACCGCACTGGAAGCCGCGGGTCCGGACTTTCGCGAGGTCGCCGTCGCCTACATCCGCTTCGCGCGCGAGCACCCCGGCCACTTCGACGTGATGTTCCGCCACACCCTGTTACGCGGCGACGACCCGCGCCTGGACGAGGCACGACTGCGCGCGGCCGCGGCGCTGCGGGCCGGTGGCGTGAGCATCCATCCGGGCAACGTCGACCAGCAGCAGGCGACCCAGCTCGCGGCCTGGTCCCTGGTGCACGGCTTCGCCTCGCTGTGGCGGGAAGGGGCGCTGGACAATTCGAGCCTGGCCGCCGGTGCCGACCCCGAGACGCTGGCCCGCCGGATGCTGGCCACCGTGCGCTTCGACTGA
- a CDS encoding sensor histidine kinase, which translates to MHSNARAAVVRTTRRMVGRIDRLPPGVADFVLTAVVTGASVGPAVLAGLPWWIVALAAVASVPVWWRRRAPVTTFLVVGPAITLLACAHAMPALPYGTIVCAYTIAAYSPPRRRHAALVAGAAGILLSLIIPNESPDSYAYAAMSFLTAWTLGTGVRARRDRIEMLEERARRLAEERGAALDRERLRIARDLHDIITHSVGAMIVQAETGPLFTGADPARADAVFAEIAETGRGAVQQLRRSLGTLRGESADPPHQPGIEAIADLVARSERTGLSTEWEEQGPRRPVSEEIGVTAYRVVQEALTNAAKHARACQVRVLLRWSDHALTVRVSDNGTGPAAPTRAGYGLLGMRERVTGSGGTLRHGRDRDGFTVAAELPLGQRS; encoded by the coding sequence GTGCACAGCAACGCGAGGGCCGCTGTCGTGCGGACGACGCGGCGGATGGTCGGGCGGATCGATCGGTTGCCGCCCGGCGTGGCCGATTTCGTCCTGACCGCAGTGGTCACCGGGGCGAGTGTCGGACCGGCCGTGCTGGCGGGCCTGCCCTGGTGGATCGTCGCGCTCGCGGCCGTGGCCTCCGTTCCGGTGTGGTGGCGCCGCCGCGCGCCCGTCACGACCTTTCTCGTCGTCGGCCCGGCGATCACGCTGCTCGCCTGCGCGCACGCGATGCCCGCGCTGCCCTACGGCACCATCGTCTGCGCCTACACGATCGCCGCCTACAGTCCGCCGCGCCGAAGGCACGCCGCCCTCGTGGCCGGCGCGGCAGGCATCCTCCTGTCGCTGATCATCCCCAACGAGAGCCCGGACTCCTACGCCTACGCGGCCATGTCCTTCCTCACCGCGTGGACGCTCGGCACCGGGGTGCGGGCGCGCCGGGACCGAATCGAGATGCTCGAGGAGCGCGCACGCAGGCTGGCGGAGGAACGCGGCGCGGCGTTGGATCGGGAACGCCTGCGCATCGCGCGGGACCTGCACGACATCATCACCCACTCGGTGGGCGCGATGATCGTGCAGGCCGAGACCGGTCCCCTGTTCACCGGCGCCGACCCGGCGCGCGCGGACGCGGTCTTCGCCGAGATCGCCGAAACCGGTCGCGGTGCGGTACAACAGCTTCGGCGCTCGCTCGGCACGCTGCGCGGCGAATCCGCCGACCCACCCCATCAACCCGGCATCGAGGCGATCGCCGACCTGGTCGCCCGGTCCGAGCGCACCGGGCTCAGCACCGAGTGGGAAGAACAAGGCCCGCGCAGGCCGGTGTCCGAGGAGATCGGGGTCACCGCGTACCGGGTGGTGCAGGAGGCGCTGACCAACGCGGCCAAGCACGCGCGCGCCTGCCAGGTCCGGGTGCTGCTGCGCTGGTCGGATCACGCACTCACCGTGCGGGTTTCGGACAACGGCACCGGTCCCGCCGCGCCGACGCGAGCCGGTTACGGACTACTCGGCATGCGCGAGCGGGTCACCGGCTCCGGCGGTACGTTGCGGCACGGCCGCGACCGGGACGGCTTCACCGTCGCCGCCGAACTTCCCCTAGGACAACGGAGTTGA
- a CDS encoding response regulator, which translates to MSVRVLVVDDQDLFRAAFGLILAAAPDITVVGEAADGLEAVDKARTLAPDVVVMDVRMPRLDGVTATRRIRTETTAKVLVLTMFDLDEFVYDALQAGAGGFLLKDLRREELVDAVRVVHAGEALLAPSVTRRLIAELSRRGSPRPELARRLDELTERERDTLRELARGLSNAELAATLTVSEHTVKTHISSVLSKLGLRDRAQAVVFAYEAGLVVPGARHCTPQP; encoded by the coding sequence TTGAGCGTGCGCGTACTGGTGGTCGACGACCAGGACCTGTTCCGCGCGGCGTTCGGCCTGATCCTCGCCGCGGCCCCGGACATCACCGTCGTCGGCGAGGCGGCCGACGGACTGGAGGCGGTCGACAAGGCGCGCACGCTCGCCCCCGACGTGGTCGTCATGGACGTGCGCATGCCGCGACTCGACGGCGTCACCGCCACCAGGCGCATCCGTACCGAAACCACAGCGAAAGTGTTGGTGCTCACCATGTTCGATCTCGACGAGTTTGTCTACGACGCCCTCCAGGCAGGCGCAGGTGGATTCCTGCTGAAGGACCTGCGCCGCGAGGAACTGGTCGACGCGGTCCGGGTCGTGCACGCCGGCGAGGCGCTGCTCGCACCCAGCGTGACCCGCCGCCTGATCGCCGAGTTGAGCCGGCGTGGCAGTCCGCGTCCCGAGCTGGCGCGCCGTCTCGACGAGTTGACCGAGCGCGAACGGGACACGTTGCGCGAGCTCGCGCGTGGTCTGTCGAACGCGGAATTGGCCGCGACACTGACCGTCAGCGAGCACACGGTGAAGACACACATCAGTTCGGTGCTGTCGAAGCTCGGCCTGCGCGATCGCGCGCAGGCGGTGGTGTTCGCCTACGAGGCCGGACTGGTGGTGCCGGGCGCTCGCCACTGCACGCCTCAGCCGTAG
- a CDS encoding nitrilase-related carbon-nitrogen hydrolase, whose amino-acid sequence MKRFFLAAAALSTSALLWHLGTGLRPAPVLAILAPLPVLLLVPRVSAATAFVAGALSWLGVVAQLWPYFTATLEQPVSATVLLLGGTTVLFGGAVLLTRALLRRARPGFAVLALPAVWVSVEFLLAVAGPFGAWWSIAYSQAALLPLIQTASLTGVWGITFLMLLMPSAVAVLFAPELTRAQRLRPTAAAAAGVVVLLAFGCWRLAAPAEKGTVTVGLVAVAQPPEYVPVDSAAGRDMVTRVVHEIERLADRGADVVVLPEKSWRAEETTVALLAEPLTDVARRRGIHVVAGLILRTGAASYNAAIEFPSGVRYAKHFLIPGLEDEHVPGTQWRQVPGLPWALAICYDLDHPDLVRENQRQGARLLLVPALDFTDDYWLHSRMAVLRGVESGLGVARAPQLGELVASDSRGRVHAAARTGLDHTGTALARIPLTEDATAYARFGNWFGWVCVAAGAAVLVAAIRPRRTGPTRVARETGTRRETAVAVEHKPNNQRPL is encoded by the coding sequence GTGAAACGCTTTTTCCTCGCCGCCGCGGCGCTCTCGACCTCGGCGCTGCTGTGGCATCTCGGCACCGGCCTGCGGCCGGCGCCGGTCCTGGCGATCCTCGCGCCGCTGCCGGTCCTGCTGCTCGTGCCTCGGGTTTCGGCCGCGACCGCATTTGTCGCCGGAGCACTGTCCTGGCTCGGCGTGGTGGCCCAGCTGTGGCCGTACTTCACCGCGACGCTGGAACAGCCGGTATCCGCGACGGTGCTGCTGCTCGGCGGGACCACCGTGCTGTTCGGCGGCGCCGTCCTGCTGACCCGCGCACTGCTGCGCCGCGCCCGCCCCGGCTTCGCGGTGCTTGCCCTGCCCGCGGTGTGGGTCAGCGTGGAATTCCTGCTGGCGGTGGCGGGTCCGTTCGGCGCCTGGTGGAGCATCGCCTATAGCCAGGCCGCCCTGCTGCCATTGATCCAGACCGCCTCGCTCACCGGCGTATGGGGCATCACGTTCCTGATGCTGCTGATGCCATCCGCGGTCGCGGTCCTCTTCGCACCGGAACTCACTCGGGCGCAACGTCTTCGCCCGACCGCGGCGGCCGCGGCCGGGGTGGTGGTGCTGCTCGCGTTCGGCTGCTGGCGACTGGCCGCCCCGGCCGAAAAGGGCACGGTCACCGTCGGATTGGTCGCGGTGGCACAGCCACCGGAGTATGTGCCGGTGGACTCCGCCGCAGGCCGCGATATGGTCACTCGCGTCGTCCACGAGATCGAGCGGCTCGCCGATCGCGGCGCCGATGTCGTCGTGCTCCCCGAAAAGTCTTGGCGTGCCGAGGAAACCACGGTGGCGCTGCTCGCCGAGCCACTGACCGATGTGGCGCGGCGGCGCGGGATCCACGTGGTCGCCGGCCTGATCCTGCGCACCGGCGCCGCCAGCTACAACGCCGCTATCGAATTCCCGTCCGGCGTGCGGTATGCCAAACACTTCCTGATCCCCGGTCTGGAGGACGAACACGTGCCGGGCACGCAGTGGCGACAGGTGCCCGGCCTGCCGTGGGCCTTGGCGATCTGTTACGACCTCGATCATCCCGACCTGGTCCGCGAGAACCAACGCCAGGGGGCACGGTTACTGCTGGTGCCCGCGCTCGACTTCACCGACGACTACTGGCTGCACAGCCGGATGGCCGTGCTGCGCGGCGTCGAGTCCGGACTCGGCGTCGCTCGCGCGCCGCAGCTCGGCGAGTTGGTCGCCAGCGACAGTCGCGGCCGGGTGCACGCCGCGGCGCGCACCGGCCTCGACCACACCGGGACCGCTCTCGCCCGGATACCGCTGACCGAGGACGCCACCGCCTACGCCCGGTTCGGCAACTGGTTCGGCTGGGTCTGTGTCGCCGCGGGTGCGGCCGTGCTCGTGGCGGCGATCCGACCTCGTCGGACGGGTCCGACGAGGGTCGCCCGGGAAACTGGCACGCGCCGCGAGACGGCAGTAGCCGTCGAACATAAACCCAACAATCAGAGACCGTTATAA
- a CDS encoding MFS transporter — MGNATEWFDYGVYAATATYLTDAFFPGELGTLGTMLGFAVSFVLRPLGGMVWGPLGDRIGRKAVLATTILLMAAATGAIGLLPTHSSIGVFAPILLISLRVVQGFSTGGEYGGAATYLAECASDKRRGFLGSFLEFGTLAGFVGGSATVLACQLAIGSDAMHDWGWRIPFLLAVPLGLVGWYLRSRLDESPVFTEVAEHNDAEHRPGGLHGLRELVTTYRRELLTLGGLVVALNVVNYTLLTYQPTYLQKTIGISESGTTAMMLIGQTVMMVTLPFFGRLSDRVGRRPMWLFSLVGLAVLALPMYWLMGQGTAWAIIGFIVLGLLYVPQLSTISSTFPAIFPTQVRYAGFALAYNVSTAAFGGTAPLVNEAAIESTGWSLFPAAYMIGASLIGLVAWCYLRETAGTSLRGTEVPDAGEDDPTVLPAGPTGPAGAALAP; from the coding sequence ATGGGCAACGCCACCGAATGGTTCGACTACGGCGTCTACGCGGCCACCGCCACCTACCTCACCGACGCGTTCTTCCCCGGCGAACTCGGCACCCTCGGCACCATGCTCGGCTTCGCGGTCTCGTTCGTGCTGCGCCCGCTCGGCGGCATGGTGTGGGGTCCGCTCGGCGACCGGATCGGCCGCAAGGCCGTACTGGCCACGACGATCCTGCTGATGGCCGCGGCCACCGGCGCCATCGGCCTGCTGCCCACGCACAGCAGCATCGGCGTGTTCGCCCCGATCCTGCTCATCAGCCTGCGGGTGGTGCAAGGCTTCTCGACCGGCGGCGAATACGGCGGCGCCGCGACCTATCTGGCCGAATGCGCCTCCGACAAGCGGCGCGGTTTCCTCGGCAGCTTCCTCGAATTCGGCACCCTGGCCGGCTTCGTCGGCGGCTCGGCGACCGTGCTCGCCTGCCAGCTCGCCATCGGTTCCGACGCGATGCACGACTGGGGCTGGCGCATTCCGTTCCTGCTGGCCGTCCCGCTCGGGCTGGTCGGCTGGTATCTGCGCTCGCGCCTGGACGAGAGCCCGGTGTTCACCGAGGTCGCCGAGCACAACGATGCCGAGCATCGGCCCGGCGGCCTGCACGGCCTGCGCGAACTGGTCACCACCTACCGGCGCGAACTGCTCACGCTGGGCGGGCTGGTCGTCGCACTCAACGTCGTCAACTACACGCTGCTCACCTACCAGCCGACCTACCTGCAGAAGACCATCGGCATCAGCGAATCCGGCACGACCGCGATGATGCTGATCGGACAGACGGTCATGATGGTGACGCTGCCGTTCTTCGGCCGCCTGTCCGACCGCGTCGGCCGCCGCCCGATGTGGCTGTTCTCGCTGGTCGGCCTCGCGGTGCTGGCGCTGCCCATGTATTGGCTGATGGGCCAGGGCACCGCATGGGCGATCATCGGCTTCATCGTACTCGGCCTGCTGTACGTCCCACAGCTGTCGACGATCAGCTCGACCTTCCCCGCCATCTTCCCGACCCAGGTCCGTTACGCCGGTTTCGCGCTGGCCTACAACGTTTCCACCGCGGCCTTCGGCGGTACCGCACCGCTGGTCAACGAGGCCGCCATCGAGTCGACCGGTTGGTCGCTGTTCCCGGCCGCCTACATGATCGGGGCCAGCCTGATCGGCCTGGTCGCCTGGTGCTACCTGCGCGAAACCGCGGGCACCTCGCTGCGCGGTACCGAGGTGCCCGACGCGGGCGAGGACGACCCGACCGTGCTGCCCGCCGGACCCACCGGCCCAGCGGGAGCCGCCCTGGCGCCCTAG
- a CDS encoding 3-oxoacyl-ACP reductase, translated as MGDTLQRLQDRVAVVTGGGSGIGLATVRRFAAEGAKVVVADIDATSGEAAAAEVGGLYVKVDVTDEAQVEALFQTAVDTYGGLDIAFNNAGISPPEDDSIRTTGLDAWKRVQEVNLTSVYLCSKYAIEHMLERGKGSIINTASFVAVMGAATSQISYTASKGGVLSMSRELGVQFARNGIRVNALCPGPVNTPLLQELFAKDPERAARRLVHIPAGRFAEPEEIAAAVAFLASDDASFITASQFLVDGGISGAYVTPL; from the coding sequence ATTGGAGATACCTTGCAGCGCTTACAGGATCGAGTCGCCGTCGTCACCGGCGGCGGGAGCGGCATCGGCCTCGCCACGGTCCGTCGCTTCGCCGCCGAGGGGGCGAAGGTGGTCGTCGCCGATATCGACGCGACCAGCGGCGAGGCGGCCGCCGCCGAGGTCGGCGGCTTGTACGTCAAGGTCGATGTGACCGACGAGGCCCAGGTCGAGGCGCTGTTCCAGACCGCGGTCGACACCTATGGCGGGCTCGACATCGCGTTCAACAACGCGGGAATCTCACCGCCGGAGGACGATTCGATCCGCACCACCGGCCTCGACGCCTGGAAGCGCGTCCAGGAGGTGAACCTGACCTCGGTCTACCTGTGCAGCAAGTACGCCATCGAGCACATGCTGGAACGCGGCAAGGGATCGATCATCAACACCGCCTCGTTCGTCGCGGTGATGGGCGCGGCCACCTCGCAGATCTCCTACACCGCGTCCAAGGGCGGCGTGCTCTCGATGAGCCGTGAGCTCGGAGTCCAATTTGCCCGCAACGGGATTCGGGTCAACGCACTGTGCCCGGGGCCGGTGAACACCCCGCTGCTGCAGGAGCTGTTCGCCAAGGACCCCGAGCGCGCGGCCCGGCGCCTGGTGCACATCCCGGCCGGGCGCTTCGCCGAACCCGAGGAAATCGCCGCCGCCGTAGCGTTCTTGGCCAGCGACGACGCCTCGTTCATCACCGCGTCGCAGTTCCTGGTGGACGGCGGGATCTCCGGTGCCTATGTGACGCCGCTGTAG